The genomic DNA CCTCGCGCTTTTTTCCTCCATATTGCTTCGTCGCATACCTCAACCAGGCCTGCGTCCCTGACACACAGACATGAGCGCCGCGCTTCTGCCGCTTCGCCCCACAGCTTTCTGCCGTCTCGCCAACCCGTCTCGCTTCTCAGTCCCCCGTCCACCGCTCTCCTAATGGTCGGCGCATCCATTATCCTTGCCGTCGGCGTAGCTGTAGGGGTCGTATCCTCCGCTACGCAGTCCGTGGGCCTGACGCTGCAGCGCAAGGCCAGCGTCGCGCACGCCGCGTCGCACGGCCGGCGCTCGCTCTACCGCAGCGGCACCTGGCAGCTCGGGTTCGCGCTGTTCCTGCTTGCCAACATCGTCGGCAGCACGGTGCAGATCGCGACGCTCCCGCTCATCGTGCTCGCGCCTCTGCAGAGCTGCGGCCTGCTGTTCAACTCGCTCGCCGCGCACTACCTCCTGAAAGAGCGCTCCACGTGGCTCACGGTCGCGGCCACGCTGCTGGTGATCCTGGGCGGCATGGTCGTCGGCGTGGTCGGCGTCTCCGCGTCGTCCAGCATGGACACCGTCACCCACTCACTGACGCAGCTGGTGCGGCTCGCGCACCAGCGCCTGTTTCTGCGCTGGTTCGCGCTCACCAACGCGGCCGTCGtgttgctgctggccgCGACCTCGTGCTACGCGCACGCCCTGCCGGCCGTGGTCAAGGGCGTCGTCTACGGCTGCTGCAGCGGCACCTGGTCCGCGCACTCGCTGCTCATGGCCAAGTCCGTCTCCGACGTGGTTTCCCACGCGGTCCTGCAGGGCACCGCGGACCTCCGCACCCTCGGCTTCTGGCTGCTGGTCCTGGCCTTCGTGTCGCTGGCGCTCGCCCAGCTCTTCCTGCTCAACAAGGGCCTGCGCCACCTCTCCACCTCTGTGCTCTACCCGCTGGTCTTCTGCGTCTACAACCTgatcaacatcttcaacgGTCTCGCGTTCTACCACCCGCCGGACacgccgctggcgcgcgTCTTAGCCGTCATGCTGCCGGGCGCCGCGAGTCTCGTACTCGGCGTCGTGCTCTTGTCGCGCGACCAATACAACATGTTCCAGCACGAGAACACGGCCGCGGCCTCGGACCCCTCTCGCCGCACAAGCACGCTGTCCTACACCAGCCTGCGGCCCCAGTCCATGGATCTCTCGTCTCTGCAATCCACCCCGCTTTCCGCCGACGACTCGGACGCCTTCTACATCTCGCTGCCGCAGGCCACACGCAAGGATAAGTACGGGTCCGTCAACTCTTCCAAACGCAACAGCAGGCGGGTCCTGTCCTATGAACAAGAAGGCATACTCACACAGATGGTGTAGAGCGCATAAAAGAGAAGCTCGAAGGGCGCACAGCGCGCCGCGCACCCGCACGGTCTCTTGCAAGGCATTTCTATATAGATTCTACGTTTTAATGCCACGGTGCTCTCGACTTGGAGtgtcttcaagctgctggcgctCTTTGTCTGTTTCTTGATATTGATCTGGCGGCGACGCGTAAGCTGTGTAGaatttcatgaaaaattatataaaaaaaaacacgTTAGGGCATGCGACTTCCTCGTCCACAGCACACGATCCATATAGCTCTCAGTGATCGAATTGCACAATGTCCATAGTCTCACTGCTCGGCATCAACGTCCTTAACAACCCCGCCAAGTTCACAGACCCCTACGAGTTTGAAATAACGTTCGAATGTCTGGAGCCTCTGAAAAACGACCTGGAGTGGAAGCTGACGTACGTCGGCTCGTCCCGAAGCCTAGAGCACGACCAGGAGCTAGATTCTATCCTCGTAGGGCCTGTGCCCGTCGGCGTCAACAAATTTCTCTTCACAGCCGACCCGCCCTCGCCCGAGCTCATCCCCGCTAGCGAGCTGGTCAGCGTCACCGTGATCCTCCTCAGCTGCTCTTACGACGGTCGCGAGTTCGTTCGCGTAGGCTACTACGTGAACAACGAATATGATAACGAGGAGCTGCGGGAAAACCCACCCGCCAAGGTCCAAGTAGATCAAGTGGTGAGGAACATCTTGGCCGAGAAACCAAGGGTGACAAGGTTCAACATTATCTGGGACAACGAGCAAGGTGAGGAGTACCCGCCAGAGCAacctgagcttgaagaggaagaggaagacgacgaagacgaggagcaggaggaagatgacgaagacgacaACGATATtgaggaggaagacgacgaagaggagAAAGCTCCCGGATATGAAAGCAAGGAAGCCTCGGAGTCCAAGGACGAGAAGGAGGAAGGCCCGGAAGCGAAAAAGCGGAAGCTGAAGGccgaagatgaagatgaagatgaggcCGAGGAAATAGAtttggaagaagatgacgaagaggaagaagaagaagacggCGACGCGCCTGAGGAAgacggcgaagaagagcgcGAGGGAGCCCTCGAGGAAGAGAGAGAAAACACCGTAGAAACCGCACCTACGCCACAAGACACGTCCGCCGCCGCGGCTGCCTCCGATCCCGAACCCTAGAGGGAAGGCAACGCTACGCATGAGTCAGCATGATAATTATTGGTTCTCTTCCCATAGGCTGTTGATTACCTGAAAAATACGGGTGACCTTCTCAGCATCATTTGGATTGGCCCTCGCGGAGCCCCGAAAGACCTTGTCCGGATGCCACACCACACGCTGctgtttcaaaacttcGCGCAATGGCAGCCTTAGACTCAGGGCGCTTCTTCCCAGGAAATCTGCTAGGCTCGCTTTGTCGATGCTCTGGATTGTCACTTCTTGCACCAGCGGCGCTCCCGGAAGCGGCGCTCTGGTAGCACCCAGCTCACGGGCCCAGTAAACGGCAATATCGTCCGGGTGCGAGGAGCGCTTGGAATGCATACTGGCGCGGTCAAAAATGCGAGAGTCTATATAATTGGTATCGTCCGCTCCTCCGCTAGGCGAGCTGGACTCTGCGGCCCTGGTAAATTTTTCGTAGTCACTGCGACTACCAACGAACTTGTAGCCGTTTATAGGGTTCCCATACTCATACGTGGGTTCTGTAATTCTGGTTTGTGGTTTTACCTCTTGCTGGGAGCGTGAGCATTCTTGCGGAATGCGCTCGCGTTCCAAGGCTataagctcttcttttcctgaaAATGCATTGGTGCCCGGAGCCTTAAGCTTGTAGGGGCCAGGCCTTGGCCGCGGGTCTTGCGTTGCGGGGTTCTTTTGACAATCGCCGGCTTTcgcgctgccgctgcaAGCTGCGTTCTtgcccttttcttccaagGGGACATCAGGCCTCGCGGCGCGACGCCGCACGTATACAGGCTTGAAATACTTGAACTCATCCTCGTCGCTGGACTCGCTAGTACTTAAATAATCTTGCGAGAAGGCCATGATCACGCAGACAGGCGGGGACAGCGAAGAGATGAGCCATGCAAGTTCTTTATGTGCCGACTCGAACAGAAACTTAGAAGATCCAAGTATACCTCCACAATACACAGTCACAAGATAGCCGAGCAAAGGTAGGGGCTTGACGCGGTAGCTCTTCTGTTCCTCTGCTTGACCGCTGCTCAACTTCGGTGTTACTTAATTTTTTGATCTAAACTGTGTATGAAAAGATCCAATGTAGCATTTCTACAGCTCAGTTAGAATTCAGGAACACTCAACGTGATTCTGGAGATCGGCTAATGGTATTTCTAGCTTATAGTTTTTGCTGGCAACTCAGCAGATAATGCCGAACCAGTACGCAAGCGTCTGCTCCATTTTAAAGCTAAAAGGGCTTCGGTAAAGCTCCTTGCCATCGGGAAACACATCACAGGCTACGCCATTTTAAAGGCCTGGAGTTCTCAAAGAAATGGCTTGCTGTGGTTCTTTCTAATAGAAGCAAACCGCTCTCAGGCACCTTACCTATACTCAATTGTGTAGGATTTTATGCCTAAAAGTTGCCTAGAGCACAAAAGACTACACTCTCTTAGCTATAGCACAACTCCAGAGCCAAATATGAAGGTAAATGCTAGCTCTAGAGAAAACATAGTGCCCTCAACACCTTTGAACGCCGCTTAGCAGTCCGGCAACGAATATGCattatcacgtgacagaaGCACTCAAATACCTTTAAACGAACGCGTCGCCAGAGGATAAAACAGTTTTCGGGCATGATTTTTTGTGTTTCGTATATAATTATATGTGCTAGCGATGATTATACTAGATCTTAAGTGTTTACAAGGCGTAATAAATCAACACTGCGGAGGTACATCATCGTGTTAAGAGCTTGCGTTGAGAACAGACCTTAAACACGTTTACTATACCTCTCGTTGCGCTCAGAGGCTGATTAATACGTGTTACAGACAGGACTCTCATTTCCGCTTGGACCTGAAGCTATCTCACGACTTTGTCCTGGGCTTGTAATTACCTATTGTTTAACAACATCGTCAAGGCCCTGAGAGCAGCTCTAACATCCCATCTATGAATCGTTTGGGAAAGGAATGTCCAGCTATACTGTGAGATCTTCCGTTCCTGGTGCACCGAGCAACAGGAGGCTGGAGTTCCCGGCGCGAAGGACATCTGTACAGAGCCTGGCTCGGGACGATTCGGACGACGAGAACATGCTGGGTCCGCCTAAACTGAGCAACTTCGGTTCAGCCCTTCTTTCTGACAAAGAAAACGTCGAGCCGTACCCATACTCTCGGAATCAAAGCGTCTCAAACGCAAAAAGGTACAGCCAACCGCCTCGGGCTGCAGCGCGGCCTGAAACTTTCGGCGCGGTTAGAGAGTTCTCTTCTAGCAACACCAACAATAGCGTTGCAGGCCCGTACTCAACTTTCCATTCTGAGGAGCACTCTGACTCTACCATGTTTGCCACTTCAAAACACAACCAGCAAAGCATGACAACGTTCAATCCCGAAACGCCGTCAGAACAAGGCAAACCCGAGGACATGTACCTAGAAAAAAGCCGGTCAAGAGTCAAGAGCATGCAGCAGACACTGAGAGATGAGCTTTCCTTAAGGAGCTCGAAACGCCGAAATAGAAGGTTTGTCTCTTCTAGGTTCAACCTGCTTGGTCCCGCAAAAAGAGCGTCCTCTAATACAGGCACCCCCAATCATAGCGAACTTGCTGACGAATCCAACGTGTCCCAGCAGGAGGCTAATTTTTCCCACTCATCGAGCGCCGGCGCTACTGCTCACCAAAACGAGTATAACGTGTTTTATGAATCGCAAAATTCCAGCTCCCCACAGAAAGACAGCGCGGCTCCTACTGACCACACAAGCATTAATTATGATAATATTGAATTCGGGGACTTGAATCCATATCAatatctcaaaaagcacaatATTCCAACTACCGAGCTGCCGAACATCTCGAGGCTTTATTTTGAACGGCAGAAGGGCGAAAACAGGAAAACAGCTCTTCGCAAAAACATCGCCGCTAAAGACGCCTTTCAAACAAGATTGACGTCTGCTTCACTTTCAAACTCGCCCCTTCTGAAACACGTTGACCTCATCAAACGTGAGCAATCTATACCGAAGCGGCAACCTCGAAGAAAAATTAGTGACCATGCCACAAATAACGACTCCAAAGCGTGGTCTTCACCCGTCTCTAGCTCGAAAGGTCTGAAGACAGCTCCTAGTCGGGATGGAACAAGTCCAAGGGCAAGTGAAATGTATGAAAATATAGAGAGACCCGAGCGCGATACATTTGGATCTATCAGAAGGCGAGAAGCCCTTTCTAacatcaacatcaacaGCAATTACcaccaacttcaaaatAAAAGAACAAAGTACTCGACTGAGAACTtagaagaagcaagaggGATTCACAGGCCTCCATTCGAACAttcagtccaagaagagcgGTTTGCGAATCATGGTTTCAAGCATCGCAGCCCGCCTGCTGTTCCCGAAAGGAAGCACGTTGAGATTGTTGAGCCCTTGAAAACGACAGAAAGTATTCCTCTCAAGCCACCTGCTACAAGTGGTGACAGTTACAACAGAAGAAAACCAACGATTTATGTCAACGGTACAGAGTACGAAAAGCTGGAGCTTTTGGGAAGGGGTGGATCATCAAAAGTCTACAAGGTCAAAAATGTTGCAAACAATAAAGTCTATGCACTTAAAAGGGTGTCAtttgatgagtttgatGACAGCAGCATCGAGGGGTTTAAAGGTGAAATTGAGCTActgaaaaagttggaaaCAAAACCGCGAGTAgtgaagctcatcgatcATGAGATGGATCACGGAGTTTTGTATGAAGTCATGGAATGTGGAGACCACGACCTGTCGCACACTTTAGCCTTAAGGTCGGGAATGGGTCTGGACGTCGAATTTGTGAGATTTCACTCTCAAGAGATGCTAAAATGCGTTAAGGTGGTGCACGACTCAGGAATAGTGCACTCCGATCTGAAACCCGCAAATTTCGTCTTTGTGAAGGggatcttgaaaatcatCGACTTTGGGATCGCAAACGCAGTACCAGAACACACAGTGAATATTTACAGAGAAACCCAAATCGGAACGCCGAACTACATGGCGCCTGAAGCTCTTGTTGCTATGAATTACACCCAGGGTCAGCCGGCTGAACAGAATAGATGGAAAGTCGGTAAGCCTTCGGACATTTGGTCTTGCGGGTGTATAATATATCAGATGATATATGGTAGGCCACCCTACGGTGGATTCCAAGGCCAAAATAGGTTACTCGCAATCATGAATCCGGAGGTTAAAATTGTTTATCCCGAGAAAACTTCGAACGGGGACGTGGTTCCAAAAACTGCGATTGATACAATGAAAGCCTGTTTAGAAAGGAATCCTGAAAAGCGCTGGTCcgttgatgaagttttgAATGGCCCATTTGTTAAGCCTATTGCGGTGACACACTTTTTCATACGGGACCTGATCAAAAACTCCGTGAAGTACGGTGCTAACCAGAGAGAGATTTCCAACGAGAAAATCGAGGAGTTGGCTGAAGATGTTTGGCATAGATTAGCAGATTTTAGGCTGTGAAAATTAATAACGAAAACATGTAGCATTTGTATTATAGAAGGTAGTTTGAAGTTTAAGATATACTCAGGGAAGTTAATAATACTTCGAACTTTGCTCATCAGTGATAAGCGGGTCAGTTGTCTGTTACAAGGTTCGTAATGAAGTTAGTTAGTTCTTATTTACCACTTCAGATATGCTTCATCTTGGTCCGAATTTTGACATTGCTGATGGCCCCATTTCTTGCCATTCTTGTTTACTCAACCACATATGGTCCTTATCCGCCATAATGTTTGCAAGAACAGCACCACCAATGAAAACCATATGCTTCCTTCTGGGAGGGTCTTCGATTCTaaccttgaacttttccagGCGTGATGGGTCGTTCCTAAGAACTCGTGTGAACCATAGCTGTTTTAATTCTTTTTCCAGTCTTGATGGAAGGCCTGGGTACATACTAGAGCCACCTGATAAAACGATGGCTCTATATAGGGCACTTCTCACATCAACATCTGCGGCTTGAATTGTGTTGAACAACATTTCCCCGACACCAGGTTGTTCGACATCCACCAAATTGGGCTGAAATAAACATTCGGGGGCTTCGAATCTTTCGGATCCGACCTTGATAACTCTTCCGTCAGGAAGTTCATAGTTTTCAACCAAAGTCGTTGTCTCTCTGGCAAGCTTGGTATCCAAGTCCAAGTCGTAGGACACATAACTTAGCTTTTCTTTTATTTGGCGTACAGTCTCAAAGTCTGCGCTTCTGTTGAAAGCATAACCCCTTCTGGATAGCAAATCTATCAAATGTCTTGTGACGTCTCTTCCTGCAACGTCCAGCCTTCTCGTTAGATGGTTCAAAACCACGGACTCATAGACCGGAACAATATGCGTCACACCATCACCAGAGTCAACCACAACACCCGAAGACAAACCTTGTGCGTAAAGAGCGAGAACCGCTTGAATAGCCACGTAGACCCCACCAAAATCGTATTTCTCGAACATGACTTCACACATCTGTTCTCTATTCCTCAATGGGTTCATCGGAGGCTCAGTTAGCATGACCTTGCCACCTGAAGTTGAAGGAAGCTTCATCTGGTCATAAAACGCATAGTCCCAAAGCAATTCCATATCCGACCAGTTCTTTATTACACCATTCTCCATGGGATATGAGATTTGAAGGTATGAACGCACAGCACTAGCTTCGTCACCAATCATGATATCTTTCAACGGGGTAACAACATTGGCACGCTCTTCAGCTCTCAGAATAGGCCTCCCCACAATCGAAGGAAAGGTATAGTCCGGGAAGTTTTCCCCGGCGCGCCCAATCTTCACAAAACCAGTGCCTTGATCGAGAACTGGAGTCCGAATGTTAGTTTCAAAAGCACAATTATCGAATGGAGTGAGAACTCGACGGATCTGGACCGTCAGATCACTAAAGTAACATACCAATTGGAGTCCTAAGATccatttttgttgtttatAGTCCTTCTTGGGCTGGTTTAATCTCCTATGCGATTTGTTACGAGCCCCTTTTCTATTCTCACCTAAATTTCAATTCCCATAACATCTACATACATGAGTACAAAAGTATTCGGATCGTTAAAAAGAGCATGACGGAGCCTCGCGCCTAGGTGTCGCTAGACACGCAGCTTCATCCCAACGAACTCCTTATTTGCTTCGCACACGTTCCGAAAGCCTTCTGACGATTCCTGCTTCTAGAAGGCTTTCAAGCACCTTTAAACTGAAGTATAAACAATTTTTCGCTAAAAGAAGGTAGTTGCAGCTCCAAATGCCTAAGATTTACTGTTGGTCAACTGTATGGCCACATGCGTCTATTTCAATATTTGAAAGGGAAACGGATGGGAATCCTATCCATTGTTTAAACTTAAAGTTTTGGTGTAATGCCaatcaaaaatattttcTGACGCCGCTGACAAGATGCTATTATTTCGAATGAACAAACCTCTAAGAGCCCCCGTTAAATGTTGTGGTCCGCGTCTCGGTACGTAAATTCCCGGTGACCGTCATCTGCTGTTCGCACATAATATGCCGACGTGGGCTTTCCTCTGGCTTCACCGTAGTCTTTCAACACAAATTGTTTGGCATACAGAGACCGCGCCGGTCTGATGCTTATAACCATAGGACATTCTTTGTTTTGCGACGCCAactcttcaacaaacttgaaTGAGCCTGTTTGCCCAGCCA from Lachancea thermotolerans CBS 6340 chromosome F complete sequence includes the following:
- a CDS encoding KLTH0F06380p (conserved hypothetical protein): MVGASIILAVGVAVGVVSSATQSVGLTLQRKASVAHAASHGRRSLYRSGTWQLGFALFLLANIVGSTVQIATLPLIVLAPLQSCGLLFNSLAAHYLLKERSTWLTVAATLLVILGGMVVGVVGVSASSSMDTVTHSLTQLVRLAHQRLFLRWFALTNAAVVLLLAATSCYAHALPAVVKGVVYGCCSGTWSAHSLLMAKSVSDVVSHAVLQGTADLRTLGFWLLVLAFVSLALAQLFLLNKGLRHLSTSVLYPLVFCVYNLINIFNGLAFYHPPDTPLARVLAVMLPGAASLVLGVVLLSRDQYNMFQHENTAAASDPSRRTSTLSYTSLRPQSMDLSSLQSTPLSADDSDAFYISLPQATRKDKYGSVNSSKRNSRRVLSYEQEGILTQMV
- the ASF1 gene encoding nucleosome assembly factor ASF1 (some similarities with uniprot|P32447 Saccharomyces cerevisiae YJL115W ASF1 Nucleosome assembly factor involved in chromatin assembly after DNA replication anti- silencing protein that causes derepression of silent loci when overexpressed) is translated as MSIVSLLGINVLNNPAKFTDPYEFEITFECLEPLKNDLEWKLTYVGSSRSLEHDQELDSILVGPVPVGVNKFLFTADPPSPELIPASELVSVTVILLSCSYDGREFVRVGYYVNNEYDNEELRENPPAKVQVDQVVRNILAEKPRVTRFNIIWDNEQGEEYPPEQPELEEEEEDDEDEEQEEDDEDDNDIEEEDDEEEKAPGYESKEASESKDEKEEGPEAKKRKLKAEDEDEDEAEEIDLEEDDEEEEEEDGDAPEEDGEEEREGALEEERENTVETAPTPQDTSAAAAASDPEP
- a CDS encoding uncharacterized protein (similar to uniprot|P36134 Saccharomyces cerevisiae YKR041W Hypothetical ORF): MAFSQDYLSTSESSDEDEFKYFKPVYVRRRAARPDVPLEEKGKNAACSGSAKAGDCQKNPATQDPRPRPGPYKLKAPGTNAFSGKEELIALERERIPQECSRSQQEVKPQTRITEPTYEYGNPINGYKFVGSRSDYEKFTRAAESSSPSGGADDTNYIDSRIFDRASMHSKRSSHPDDIAVYWARELGATRAPLPGAPLVQEVTIQSIDKASLADFLGRSALSLRLPLREVLKQQRVVWHPDKVFRGSARANPNDAEKVTRIFQVINSLWEENQ
- the MPS1 gene encoding serine/threonine/tyrosine protein kinase MPS1 (similar to uniprot|P54199 Saccharomyces cerevisiae YDL028C MPS1 Dual-specificity kinase required for spindle pole body (SPB) duplication and spindle checkpoint function substrates include SPB proteins Spc42p Spc110p and Spc98p mitotic exit network protein Mob1p and checkpoint protein Mad1p) gives rise to the protein MSSYTVRSSVPGAPSNRRLEFPARRTSVQSLARDDSDDENMLGPPKLSNFGSALLSDKENVEPYPYSRNQSVSNAKRYSQPPRAAARPETFGAVREFSSSNTNNSVAGPYSTFHSEEHSDSTMFATSKHNQQSMTTFNPETPSEQGKPEDMYLEKSRSRVKSMQQTLRDELSLRSSKRRNRRFVSSRFNLLGPAKRASSNTGTPNHSELADESNVSQQEANFSHSSSAGATAHQNEYNVFYESQNSSSPQKDSAAPTDHTSINYDNIEFGDLNPYQYLKKHNIPTTELPNISRLYFERQKGENRKTALRKNIAAKDAFQTRLTSASLSNSPLLKHVDLIKREQSIPKRQPRRKISDHATNNDSKAWSSPVSSSKGLKTAPSRDGTSPRASEMYENIERPERDTFGSIRRREALSNININSNYHQLQNKRTKYSTENLEEARGIHRPPFEHSVQEERFANHGFKHRSPPAVPERKHVEIVEPLKTTESIPLKPPATSGDSYNRRKPTIYVNGTEYEKLELLGRGGSSKVYKVKNVANNKVYALKRVSFDEFDDSSIEGFKGEIELLKKLETKPRVVKLIDHEMDHGVLYEVMECGDHDLSHTLALRSGMGLDVEFVRFHSQEMLKCVKVVHDSGIVHSDLKPANFVFVKGILKIIDFGIANAVPEHTVNIYRETQIGTPNYMAPEALVAMNYTQGQPAEQNRWKVGKPSDIWSCGCIIYQMIYGRPPYGGFQGQNRLLAIMNPEVKIVYPEKTSNGDVVPKTAIDTMKACLERNPEKRWSVDEVLNGPFVKPIAVTHFFIRDLIKNSVKYGANQREISNEKIEELAEDVWHRLADFRL
- the ARP2 gene encoding actin-related protein 2 (highly similar to uniprot|P32381 Saccharomyces cerevisiae YDL029W ARP2 Essential component of the Arp2/3 complex which is a highly conserved actin nucleation center required for the motility and integrity of actin patches involved in endocytosis and membrane growth and polarity), which gives rise to MDLRTPIVLDQGTGFVKIGRAGENFPDYTFPSIVGRPILRAEERANVVTPLKDIMIGDEASAVRSYLQISYPMENGVIKNWSDMELLWDYAFYDQMKLPSTSGGKVMLTEPPMNPLRNREQMCEVMFEKYDFGGVYVAIQAVLALYAQGLSSGVVVDSGDGVTHIVPVYESVVLNHLTRRLDVAGRDVTRHLIDLLSRRGYAFNRSADFETVRQIKEKLSYVSYDLDLDTKLARETTTLVENYELPDGRVIKVGSERFEAPECLFQPNLVDVEQPGVGEMLFNTIQAADVDVRSALYRAIVLSGGSSMYPGLPSRLEKELKQLWFTRVLRNDPSRLEKFKVRIEDPPRRKHMVFIGGAVLANIMADKDHMWLSKQEWQEMGPSAMSKFGPR